TGATCTGCTCATCTTCACTGCCAGCTTCGATCTGCAGGTTGTTGTAACCGGCGGAAATCAGCGGACAGGTTTCCGACATGCCGTAGGCGCCGGACAGGAGGATACCTCGTGCACCGGCCGTCTTGTACAGGCCACGGGTCAGTGCGCTGCCGCCAATGATGATCTTCATGCCGCCGAAATCGTACCCTTCGGCGGTTTTGGCGTTGAGCAGCATCTGCAGGATGGTCGGCACGCAGTGCGAGTAGGTCACCTTCTCCTGCTGGATCAACTTGACCAGCAGTTCTGGCTCGTAACGTCCGGGATAAACCTGCTTCACGCCCAGCAGAGTGGCGGTATACGGCATGCCCCAGGCATGCACGTGGAACATCGGTGTGATGGGCATGTAGACATCGCGGTTGCTCATCATCTGCTCATGTCCCAGACCATTGAGCATGCCCGCCTGGGTCATGGTGTGCAGCACCAGCTGGCGGTGAGTGAAGTACACGCCCTTCGGGTTGCCGGTGGTGCCGGTGGTGTAGAAGGTGGTGGCGACGGAGTTTTCGTCAAAATCGACAAACTCGTAGGTGCTGTCGGCCGCGGCCAACAGTTGCTCGTATTCACCGGCAAAGCCGCGCAGCTCTGCGCTGGTAACAGCATCATCAGTCAGCAGTATGGTGGTGGTAACTGTGGTCAGTTGCGGTTCGATAGCCTGATACAGCGGTAGAAATTCACTGTTGACCAACACCATGATGTCGTCGGCATGGTTCATGGTGTAGACGATCTGTTCCGGCGACAGCCGCACGTTGACCGTATGCAACACCGCACCAATCATGGGAACGGCAAACATGCATTCCAGATAGCGGTGGCTGTCCCAGTCAAGCACTGCCACAGTGTCTCCGGCCTTTACGCCAGCATTGGTGAGCATATTGGCCAGCCGGCAGATGCGTTGGTTGAAGGTCGCATAGTCGTAACGGCTGATGTCGCGGTAGACGATTTCCTGCGAGGCTTCATAGCGGACACCCGACAACAACAGATTCTTGATCAGCAGCGGCGTGGAATGAGCCTGCTCGGTGGGCGGTAGGATTCTGGTGTTCAACATTATGCGACCTTCTTGTTGTTGGTTTGCTGGATCAGATGACGGCTCTGCGGCCGCTGCTGCGTTCAATATAGCGACAGCCTGACAGAACGACTATGGCTGTTATGTATCCCGATCATACAAAGCTTTGCAGTCGACAATAAGGATAATAACCGCGTATAAAGTCGGTTGATGACCACAAATAAACAATCAGTCATATTTTCAGGAGTAGGCATGTCCGAAAACATCGTTATTGTCAGCGGCGTCCGCACGCCCATGGGTGGTTTTCAAGGCAGCTTGTCGAGCGTTTCGGCAGTAGACCTTGGTGCTTTGGTGATTCGCGAGGCAGTTGCCCGGGCTGGCATCGCCCCGGCGGACGTCGAGGAAGTGATCATGGGTTGCGTGTTGCCCGCCGGGCTCAAGCAAGGCCCTGCGCGCCAGGCCACCTTGAACGCCGGACTGCCCGCCTCCACCGGTTGCACCACCATCAACAAACTCTGCGGCTCCGGCATGAAAGCCGTGATGCAGGCCCACGATGCGCTCAAGGCCGGCTCCAACCAGATCATGCTGGCTGGCGGTATGGAAAGCATGTCCAATGCGCCTTACATCATCGAAAAGGCGCGTAGCGGCCTGCGCATGGGCCATGGTGAAATCAAGGACCACATGTTCTTCGATGGCCTGGAAGATGCGCGTACCGGTCGCCTGATGGGCTCCTTCGCTCAGGACACCGCTAGCCAATATGGCCTGACCCGCGAACAGATGGACGCTTATGCCATCGAGTCCCTGACCCGCGCCAAGAAAGCCATCGACGATGGCTCACTGGACAGCGAGATCGTGCCGGTGACCATTGCTTCCCGCAAGGGCGAAGTAGTGGTAAAGGATGACGAGCAACCGCACAACGCCAATATCGAGAAGATCCCCGGCCTGCGTCCGGCCTTCGCCAAGGACGGCAGCATCACCGCCGCCAACGCCAGCTCGATTTCCGACGGCGCCAGCGCTCTGGTATTGATGACCGAATCCGAAGCCAACAAGCGTGGCCTCAAGCCGCTGGCCCGTATCGTCGGCCATGCCACCCAGAGCCAGGACCCGAGCGAGTTCACCATCGCGCCGGTAGGCGCCATGACCAACCTGTTCAACAAGACCGGTTGGAGCAAGGATGACGTTGATCTATACGAGATCAACGAAGCCTTCGCCATGGTCACCATGCTGGCCATGCGTGAACACGGGCTGGACCACAGCAAGGTCAATATCTTCGGCGGCGCCTGTGCCCAGGGTCATCCGGTCGGCTCCACCGGCTCACGTCTGATCGTCACCCTGATCAATGCCTTGCAGAAAACCGGCGGCAAGCGTGGCGTGGCCTCGTTGTGCATTGGCGGTGGCGAAGCAACTGCGGTCGCGATCGAACTGGTGTAAGTACCGCCTTCCAGTACAGAGTGGCCGGAGATCCCTCCGGCCCTCAGCTTTCTGTCTCGCTGCCGATATCACCTTGAAGCAATCAGCTTGATGCCCAAGCATCCGGCTACCGGTTTTCTCCAAGGTACACGCGGTCATGAATCTCAAATTCAGTCATAAAATTCTTCTTGCCGGTTGCGGCATCGTCATTCTGGCTTTCTCACTGTTCGCGCTGTACAACGATTATCTGCAACGTAACAGCATTGATAACAATCTGGAATTCTCCATCAATCAAGCCGGGAAGTTGACCGCCAGCAGCGTGGAGAATTGGCTCAACGGCCGCCTGTTGTTAATGAAAAACCTGGCCGAGAACATTGCCAATCACCCGCTAGAGGCCGCCCGAGCTGAACTGGTTGGCCAGCCGACCTTCAACTCGCAGTTTCTACTCACTTACCTCGGCAGCACCGATGGCAGCCTCATCCAGCACCCGCCCGTGGAGCTGCCTGATGACTTCGATGCCCGTACCCGACCGTGGTATACCGATGCGGTGAAGGCCAACGGCAGCATCCTGACCAAACCTTACCTCGACCAGGTCACCAGTGGCCTGGTACTGACCATGGCCACGCCGGTCAAGCGTTATGACCAATTAGTCGGCGTAGTCGGCGGTGATCTCAGTCTGGACACCCTGGTCGGCATTATCAACTCAGTCGATTTCGGCGGCCTGGGTCACGCCTTTCTGGTCAGCG
Above is a genomic segment from Halopseudomonas litoralis containing:
- a CDS encoding fatty acid--CoA ligase, whose protein sequence is MLNTRILPPTEQAHSTPLLIKNLLLSGVRYEASQEIVYRDISRYDYATFNQRICRLANMLTNAGVKAGDTVAVLDWDSHRYLECMFAVPMIGAVLHTVNVRLSPEQIVYTMNHADDIMVLVNSEFLPLYQAIEPQLTTVTTTILLTDDAVTSAELRGFAGEYEQLLAAADSTYEFVDFDENSVATTFYTTGTTGNPKGVYFTHRQLVLHTMTQAGMLNGLGHEQMMSNRDVYMPITPMFHVHAWGMPYTATLLGVKQVYPGRYEPELLVKLIQQEKVTYSHCVPTILQMLLNAKTAEGYDFGGMKIIIGGSALTRGLYKTAGARGILLSGAYGMSETCPLISAGYNNLQIEAGSEDEQITHKIKAGIPVPLVEARLMDEQGNFLPHDGHTQGELVLRAPWLTQGYFKEPEKSRELWAHGWMHTGDVASIDQAGSIDIRDRIKDVIKTGGEWLSSLELESLISLHPAVRDVAVVGVPDPRWDERPFALVVVASGEEMNATQLAAHLQPFVDDGRINKWAVPTQIAVVDEIPKTSVGKLDKKRIRVEIAGWLEQQAPCISSI
- a CDS encoding acetyl-CoA C-acyltransferase; the protein is MSENIVIVSGVRTPMGGFQGSLSSVSAVDLGALVIREAVARAGIAPADVEEVIMGCVLPAGLKQGPARQATLNAGLPASTGCTTINKLCGSGMKAVMQAHDALKAGSNQIMLAGGMESMSNAPYIIEKARSGLRMGHGEIKDHMFFDGLEDARTGRLMGSFAQDTASQYGLTREQMDAYAIESLTRAKKAIDDGSLDSEIVPVTIASRKGEVVVKDDEQPHNANIEKIPGLRPAFAKDGSITAANASSISDGASALVLMTESEANKRGLKPLARIVGHATQSQDPSEFTIAPVGAMTNLFNKTGWSKDDVDLYEINEAFAMVTMLAMREHGLDHSKVNIFGGACAQGHPVGSTGSRLIVTLINALQKTGGKRGVASLCIGGGEATAVAIELV